Within Cellulophaga sp. L1A9, the genomic segment CGCCCGATCAAAATCATCAGAAACAGGCAACAAAGCAACAATCACTTCTTGCCCTGCAGTTTTAAACAAATCCATTCGTTCTTTCGAAGTTCTTTTTTTGTAGTTTTCAAACTCAGCAAACAACCTCAGAAACTTATCTTTTTCTTTTGCTAAATCTTCTCTTAACTGTTCTTCAACAGAAAGCTCTTCAGCATGCTCAGATGAGTTATTTTGTTGCCCTGATCCGTCTTGTTGATCTAAGTTTTCTTCCTGTATATCTTCTGTGTTATTTATATCGCTCATTTTTGACTCAATTTTTCATTCTGCTCTTAACAGTTGGCAAAAGTACTGCCAATTCTTTAAAAATGTCAAAATGTCATCAAACTTTATAGAAAACATGCCGAAAGGCATTAAAAAAACGACTCTTCTAGGGATCAATTGTAAGGGAGCACTAAAATATGGCAGACAAAATTACTTTTTAGCATATAGAGAATCCAATGCAGGGCAGACATTTAAGTATTTAAAAACAAAGCCTTCTTCTAAAATCTTCTTATTACTAACCCGTTGGCTGTCCAATAATAGCGCAGACATTTCTCCTAAAATTAATTTTAAAACTGATGCCGGAATTTTTGGAAGTATTAATGGTTTATCCAAAACGCTGGCTATTTTTATAACTAGCTTTTCATTGGTTACAGGGTTTGAAGCCACACCATTGTATACGCCATTCAATTCATTATTGATTGCAAATACGAATAGTTTAGCTAAATCTTTAATATGAATCCAAGATTGCCATTGTTTTCCCGAACCAAATGCAGAACCTACAAAAAACTTAATAGGCTTAACCATTTCAGGCAAAGCACCGCCTACATTAGACATTACAAGTCCTATTCTAATTTTTGAAAGACTAAAATTGAAACGTTCAAAAGTATCTATCTCATTCTCCCAAGCTTTGACAACTTCAGAAAGAAAACCCTCTGTCTTAAACTCGTCATCTTCTGAATAGAATTTTTTAATTGAATCCGGATAGATACCTATAGCAGAAGCAGATACAAATGAAGTTATAGAAGCGCAATCTACTTTAGATAAACCAGCATTTAGCGTTCTTAAAGAATTAATTCTACTCGATAAAATTTCTTTCTTATAGGAAGATGTCCATCTTTTAGAAATGGAAGCTCCTGCCAAATTTATGATTGCCGTTACTCCTGTAAAGCAGTTTACATCTATTTCGCCTTTATCTGGGTTCCAAAAAAAACCTGAATAATTTTCGTTATCAACTATTTTGCTTTTACGTGTAGTAAGATAATTTACTGCAATTTTATTTTTATGACACTCGGTTACTATAGCATTGCCAACCAATCCTGTAGCACCTGTTATTAAGACCTTCATAGCAATTTTTTATAAAGGTAATTTTTTTATAAAGTATAGCGTTATCATTTAATTTAGGTTTAACATAAAACCCACTTAATAAGGAGATTATCTTACTTTTTAACAGCCCTTAGCATTTCTCTCTTTCCTGGAGGGCCTTCTAAGCGCTCCACTTCAAAACCTACCGCTAACATTGCCCTACGAACACTCCCTTTTGCCGCATAAGTCACCAATACACCATTTTTCTTTAGTGCCCTATACATGATATTGAAAATATCTTCTGTCCATAATTCTGGTTGAACACGGGCTCCAAAGGCATCAAAATAAATTAAATCAAAAGCAGCTTCATCTTTTATATGCATAAAGTCCTTCTGCTGCTTTACCAGCTCAAAAGTTGATGATAATTTACAAGATTTTTCCCAGTCAGATTCATGCATTTTCAAAAATATTTTTTCATATTCTTGCGCCTTAAGCTGCTCTACATAATTCAGCTGTTTAATTTCTAATGGATTTACAGGATAAGCTTCTACACCCGTATATTGTATATTTAAATTTATTTTTTGTGCTTCTATAAACGTTATCAAAGCGTTTAAGCCTGTACCAAAGCCAATTTCCAAAATAGAAACATCTCTATCCTTATATAAGGATAAGCCATTTTTAATGAAGACATGATATGCTTCTTGAATTGCACCGTGTATAGAATGGTATTGTTCATTCCAATCTACAATCTGAATAGTCGTAGACCCGTCAGACGTTGTTATAATTTTACGTTCCAAATTATTGTTTTAAAAGTACGCCATCTGCTTCAAACCTCAAGGTCTTTTTAGGAGACACAATTGCAGCGATTGCTTCTTCCGACTCACCCCCATCTTCAGCATAATGTCGCTGCTCTTCCACGGACATTTCTTCTACAAATGCCAAGCCGTTAACTACAACTTGTTTACCTGCTATATCTTTTGGCATAAAAAAGCCATAATCTTTAAATTTCACCATTGCTTGCGCACCATTCTCCAACTCAACATTCATCCAGCATCCTTTAGCCTGACAAACATCTATTACGGTTCCTGTAAATTTAGTCGTAATGGTATCAGCAACCTTCAAATTTTGATATTTCAAAGTCATATCACTAACATTTAAAGCGTTATCTACTCCAATTTCAGCTCCAAAAGAAGAAAATCCAGTTGTAACCTCAGTTGTTGGCTCCGATTCCGTTTGTTTATCTTGCCCCTTGCAACTAAAAAAGCATACAATTATCACAAGTAAAATGTTAATTCTTTTCATATCCATTAGTATTTATTGAATTGTTACAAAGTTGGTTATTTTTAGATAAAAAAAGAAGCTCTACTAATTATTATTCATTAATTTTATTGCATTAAACATATAATAAATGGAAACTACCGCAAATAGCTTAGTTACGGTTGAAAAAAGTAAAACATCTAAAATTGATCAAGTAGATTTTGATAATTTATCCTTTGGAAGCATCTTCTCTGACCATATGTTGGTCTGTGATTACAAAAATGGCGCTTGGGAGAACCCAAAAGTTGTACCTTATGGTCCAGTATCATTAGATCCCTCTGCAAAAATTTTCCATTATGGGCAGTCCATTTTTGAAGGAATGAAAGCCTATAAGGATTCCGAGGATTCCGCTTGGCTGTTCAGACCATTAGACAATCATAAACGACTTAACATATCTGCTAAAAGATTAGCTATTCCTGAAATTCCTGAAGACTATTTTATGGAAGGGCTTAAAACCCTTTTAAAGGTTGATGAGAAATGGATCCCTAAGAACGAAGGAAGCTCCATGTATATACGTCCTTTTATTTTTGCTTCTGGTAACGGATTCCATGCATCTCCAGCAAACGAGTACAAATTCATGATTTGCCTAGCACCTTCAGGATCATACTTCTCTGGAAAAGTAAAGGTATTGATTGAAGAAAAATATTCCAGATCTGCAAATGGTGGTGTTGGATTTGCTAAAGCTGGTGGAAATTATGCAGGTCAATTCTATCCTACACAATTAGCAGTAGCAAAAGGATACAACCAAGTAATTTGGACAGACGATAATACACATGAATATATTGAAGAAGCTGGTGCAATGAACATTTTTGTTCGCATAAATGATACTTTAATTACAGGTCCTACAAGTGATAGAATCCTAGATGGTATTACCAGAAAAAGTATTATTGAAATAGCTAAAGACGAAAATATTAATGTTGAAGTTAGAAAACTAACAGTGGCTGAAGTTGTTTCTGCTGCTAAAGAAGGATCTTTAAAAGAGATGTTCGGCGCAGGAACCGCTGCCGTTATCTCTCCTATCTCAGCGTTTGGATACAAAGAAACTGATTACGATTTACCAGAAATAAAAGATAGTTACGCTTCTTTATTAAAGAAAAGAATTACCGATATTCAGTACAATAAAGCTGAAGACAAATTTGGATGGCGTTATAAATTATAGCAAGATTTCAAATAAAAAAACCGCCTATTGGCGGTTTTTTTATTTATTTAATATTTTGTCAATGTTCGGGACAAAATAATTTGGTCCTTTTAACACCTTACCATCTTCTCTATAAATAGGTTTCCCATCTGCCCCCAACTTACTCATATTACTTCGCTGAATTTCATTAAACACTTCTTCTATTTTATGTTGCATGCCATGTTCCAAAATTGTACCACATAAAATATATAACATATCCCCTAAAGCATCAGCCACTTCAATTAAATCGTTATTTTCCGCAGCTTCCAGATATTCTTTATTTTCTTCATCCATCAAATTAAAACGCAATAAATTTTTACGCGATCCTAAATTTGCTTGCATAGATTTAGAAACACCCATTCCGAATGTTTCATGAAAAAGCGCCACTGCTTTAAGTTTATTTTCCATCTGTTCTATTATTAGGTTATTTTTGCATAAAAATAAAAAATATGTTCAGTACAGGACAATTAATATTCGCCGGCATTTTTTTTGTGTCTTTTGTAATAATTACTTTTTTCGCTTACAAGAGAGACAAAAAGCTCCATTTAAAAAACTATAAAGGCGTTAAATGGATAGGCTTAACATTCCTAATCTTTATACTTTTATTATTTGTTATTAAATATTCACTTAAAAATTAACGTTAAAGTTGCATACACCACAAAAATCATGGAGATCACAACAATTTTAAGATTTTTGTAAGAAAAGACGTATTTTTGCGTTGTAATACTATAAAACAAAGTTCTATGGTCACCTTTTTTAGCGTGTTATCTATTTTAGTCGGTTTAAATGCATTTCTATTACTTTTTAGCGTAAATAGTAATAAGAAAAGAATCGAAAAAAAAGATACCAATACTACACAAATACCTACAGAGAATATTTATCCTTTAAATATTCTTGAGACAAAGTACAAAAAAGCAGTTTAGTTTTATACTTTTAAAGTATGAAACAAATTCTACTTGTTTTTTTGGGTGGCGGTCTAGGCAGTGTATTAAGGTATTTAATAAGCAAGCCGCTTAATTTCTATTTCACCAATTTTTACTTAGGTACTTTTATTGTAAATATAATAGGTTGTCTTATTATTGGATTTATTCTAGGAATCTCTTTAAAGAACAGCTATTTCAACGAAAATCAAATATTATTTTTAGCTACTGGTTTTTGTGGTGGCTTTACAACGTTCTCTACTTTTGCATTAGAAAACAACTCTCTTTTAAAAAATGGAGATCTACTTGCCTTTGCTCTATATACTACACTTAGTATTACAGTAGGTATTTTTGCAGTCTCCCTTGGCATATGGCTTACAAAGCTTAGCTAAACTTACAGTACACTTCCACACCCTTATTGGTTGTTATAATTTAAACAATAATGAATCTTTTTTTAGATTTTGTAAAGTTTACAGCTTTTCTTGTTGGTTTTTAAACATATGACAAAAAAATCTATAAAAAATTCTACTTCTCCTATGTTTTGCCAGAAATAAGCAACGCAATTAAATCAAATTTTTATTTATTTCGACTAAAATTAATGATACCCATAAATTTTAGGGGTATATATTACAATTATCAAAAAAATATATACACCCCCCCTTCATTTTAATGGGTGTTAAAGATTTTAACATACATTTGCTTCATCAACAAACAAATCAAATATGAAAAAAATCGAGGCAATTATTCGAAAATCAAAATTTGACGAAGTGAAAAAAGCACTCCATCAAATTGAAGTTAATTTTTTTAGTTACTGGGATGTAACCGGAGTCGGTAATGAGAAACAGGGACATGTTTACCGCGGAATCTCCTATAGCACTTCAGACATTCAGAGAAGATACTTAACTATTGTTGTATCAGATGAGTTTTTAGAAAAAACCGTAAGTACCATATTAGAAGCTTCTAGTACTGGAAATGTAGGTGACGGCAAAATATTTGTTTCAGATGTTTCTGAAGCTTACAGAATAAGAACCAAAGAAAGTGGACAAGCTGGAATTAACTAACTAAGATTTTCAAAAAAACTAATATTATGAGTGAAGTACAACAAGAAGCTATAAGTAAAGTAGCGGAAGGTGTTAGCCAAGAAACACTAGACCAAGCTATTCAAAGCATCAACGGCGATATGGGCGCACTATGGATTATAGTTGCAGCCATTTTAGTATTCTTTATGCAAGCAGGATTTACGCTTGTGGAAGTAGGTTTTACTAGAAGTAAAAATTCTGGAAACATTATCATGAAGAACATTATGGACTTATGTATCGGTTCATTATTATTCTGGGCTGTAGGTTATGGTATAATGTACGGTAGTGATACCGTTTTAGGTGGTTTTTTCAGAACAAGCCCTTCTGATCAAGGGTATTTCTTCTTTTCAGCCACGGACTGGTACAATTTACTTTTCCAAACGGTATTCTGTGCAACGGCTGCAACAATCGTATCTGGAGCAATTGCCGAAAGAACAAAATTTTCTACTTATTTAATATTCTCTGCAGTTTTAACTACAATCATCTATCCTATTTCAGGTAGCTGGTACTGGCCATTTGACGATAGCGCATGGTTAAATGTTGCTGGATTTGTAGATTTTGCCGGATCTTCAGTAGTACATGCTGTAGGTGGTGCAGCTGCATTAGTCGCTGCAATTTTAGTTGGACCTAGAATTGGAAAATATAAAGACGGTAAAGTTAATGCAATACCGGGTCACAATATGACGTATGGCGCATTGGGTGTTTTAATACTTTGGTTAGGATGGTTCGGATTTAACGGAGGATCACAATTAGCATTTGGTGGTGATGATACTATTGCTGTAGGTAGCGTGATTATAAATACCAATATTGCTGCAGCAATGGGTGCAGTAGCCGCTATGGTATTGACCTGGATTAGATACGGAAAACCAGATATCTCAATGACGTTAAACGGAGCATTAGCCGGACTTGTAGGAATTACTGCAGGATGTGGTGCCGTGAATGTATGGGGTGCTCTAGCTATTGGTTTAATATGCGGAATTGTAGTAGTACTATCAATTGAAATCATTGACAAAAAATTAAAAATTGATGATCCCGTTGGAGCCATTTCCGTTCACGGGGTATGTGGTTTCTTAGGAACCGTTTTAGTAGGCGTATTCGCTTTAGACGGTGGTCTTCTTTCTGGTGGAGGAGCTGGACTTTTATGGGTTCAATTTTACGGATCTCTAGCTTATATTGTTTGGGCTGCAGTTGCTTCTTTCATCGTATTATTCATCTTAAAGAAAACTATAGGTTTAAGAGTTACACAAGAAGAAGAAATGGATGGATTAGATATTCACGAACATGATTCTAGTGCTTATCCTGAATTTACAATCAACGATAAATAGACATCAACAATGGAACGTTCGCCTGAACGTTCCATTACAATAATACTTAGTATTTCAACAAACAACACTTAATCTTAAACACTTCCTTTAATAGAGAAAGGAACATTTAAAACATCATTTTATGAAAGCGATTACAAAAACAAATTACGTAAAAAATATATTTTTACTAGGGTTACTTTTTGCTGGAACAAGCTTAATAGCGCAAGAAGAAATGGAAGAAAAAAGTAAAGTTAAAATCAGCGGTAGCGCTGATGCTTATTTCCGAACTAATTTGAGCGCTACGGACGAAGCGGATGGTGACGGAGCCTTTATTAATCCAGGATCTTCTTTCGCTGAAGAGACAGGATTTGCATTAGGAATGGCAAATCTTATAGCTAGTTACGATATGGGAAAAACAGGTGTTGTTGCCGATCTTGTTTTTGGTCCTAGAGGAGAAGCTGCTACGTTTAACCAAAATGTTATTAATCAACTTTATGCATACTGGAATGTTTCTGAAGGAACAACAATAACTGCAGGTCGCTTCAATACTTTCTTAGGATATGAAGTAATTTCTCCTGTTGCAAATATGAACTACAGTACTTCTTATTTATTTTCTAGCGGACCATTTTCACATGTAGGTGTAAAAGCTGATTTTGCGTTATCTGAAGATTTTAGCTTAATGTTAGCTGTTACAAATGTAGCTGATGTAAATAACAACTTTACAGGAGTTTACGCTTTGGGAGCGCAATTAGGGTATTCAGGACAATTTTTAAACTTTTATTATGACGGTGGTGAATTCCTAGGTCTAGAAGTAGATTATACTGGTGGTTTTGATTTATCAGAAGATTTTTTCTTAGGTATAAATGCCGCTTATGCTGATAGTGATGGAGCTGGTTTCGCAGGAGCTGCTTTATACCCACAATTAGCTACTTCTGATAGTTTTAAATTAGGATTAAGAGGTGAATACTTCTCAACTTTTGATGGTGTAGATGGTACGGATGATCCAAGTGTATTTGCCGCTACATTAACAGGTAGCTATTCAATTGAAAACTTAACAATCAAACCAGAAGTAAGATTAGATTCTTGGAGCGATAATGAGCCATATTTTGATAATGATGGTGCCGCTTCTAAAAGCTTATCATCTTTCTTAGTTGCTGCGATCTATTCGTTCTAAGTTAAAATTTGTTTATTGTTTATATTTAAAAAGAGTGTGTCTCTCAAAAGACACACTCTTTTTTTATGCCTAAAGGTCAGATTTCTCACAAATTAGATTAGAAATGCCTGATTTCCTAACACCATAAAAAATACAGTGCAAACTGCTGAAAAACAGATAATTATAAAGATTAGCTGTTTTTCACTATCCACTAATTAGCTTGTTAATGAATTGTTAAAAATAATAATTGATTTACATTTGCAGGAAATCAAACAAATCAATCATGAAAAAAATCGAAGCAATTATTCGAAAGTCAAAATTCGACGAAGTAAAAAAAGCACTTCATAAAATTGAAGTAAACTTTTTTAGCTACTGGGATGTAACGGGAGTTGGCAATGAAAAACAAGGGCATGTTTATCGCGGAATATCTTACAGCACTACTGATATACAACGCAGACACTTGAGCATTGTCATTTCTGATGAATTTTTAGAAAAAACGATTGAGACCATACTAGAGGCCGCAAGTACTGGCAATGTTGGAGACGGAAAAATATTTGTATCAGAAATTACAGAAGCTTATAGAATAAGGACAAAAGAAAGCGGGAACGCAGGAATCAACTAACAGAAAACATTATGAACGACGGATTATTTACTGCCAATAATGTTTGGATGATGATATGCACAGCACTCGTGTTTTTCATGCACTTAGGCTTTTCATTTTTAGAGATTGGATTAACCAGACAAAAAAACACTATCAATATATTATTTAAAAACCTTTTTATTATTTGCGCTGGGCTTTTATTGTATTACATCGGCGGATTTAACTTAATGTACCCTGGCGATTTTAATGGATTTTTAGGATTTGCAGGGTTTGGTATTGAAGCACCCGCCAATGGTATGACGGCAGCGTACGCCCCTAGTGGAGGCTACACCTATTGGACTGATTTTCTATTTCAAGGAATGTTCGCTGCTACGGCAGCAACTATAGTTTCTGGCGCCGTTGCTGAACGTATAAAAATTGGAGGCTTTATGATTTTCACGGTCATCTATGTAGGTTTAATTTACCCAATTGTAGGTTCATGGCAATGGGGTGGCGGATTCTTATCAACCCTAGGTAACGAAGTAAATGCCGCAGGAGAACTCATAAAAGAAGCTGGATTTCATGATTTTGCCGGCTCTACTTTAGTACATTCTGTAGGGGGTTGGGCAGCGCTTATAGCGGTGTATTTGCTTGGACCGAGAATCGGTAAATTCGACGAAAACGGAGAAACCTTCGCTATTCCCGGACATAATATACCTATCGCTACTGCTGGGGTATTAATTCTTTGGCTTGGATGGTTTGGTTTTAACGGAGGCTCTGTACTTTCTGCAGATCCAGGAGGTACTTCATTAGTACTCGTTACCACTTCATTAGCTGCAGCTGCAGGAGGAATTGCCGCCTTTATGTTTTCATATCTTCTTTATAAAAACCTGGATTTAACCATGTTTCTAAATGGTATTTTAGGAGGTTTGGTTGGTATTACTGCAGGCGCCGATTTAATGTCACCAAATGAAGCTATAATTATTGGAGCATTAGCAGGAATCCTAGTGGTAGGTGCCGTTGCATTAATTGACAAAGTAAAATTAGACGATCCCGTAGGAGCCATTGCTGTACATTTAATTTGCGGCGTGTGGGGCACATTGGCCGTCGGTTTTTTAGGAACCAAAGCAGGAGGATCACAAATTTTATATCAATTAGCAGGTATT encodes:
- a CDS encoding P-II family nitrogen regulator → MKKIEAIIRKSKFDEVKKALHQIEVNFFSYWDVTGVGNEKQGHVYRGISYSTSDIQRRYLTIVVSDEFLEKTVSTILEASSTGNVGDGKIFVSDVSEAYRIRTKESGQAGIN
- a CDS encoding P-II family nitrogen regulator, with translation MKKIEAIIRKSKFDEVKKALHKIEVNFFSYWDVTGVGNEKQGHVYRGISYSTTDIQRRHLSIVISDEFLEKTIETILEAASTGNVGDGKIFVSEITEAYRIRTKESGNAGIN
- a CDS encoding branched-chain amino acid aminotransferase, which encodes METTANSLVTVEKSKTSKIDQVDFDNLSFGSIFSDHMLVCDYKNGAWENPKVVPYGPVSLDPSAKIFHYGQSIFEGMKAYKDSEDSAWLFRPLDNHKRLNISAKRLAIPEIPEDYFMEGLKTLLKVDEKWIPKNEGSSMYIRPFIFASGNGFHASPANEYKFMICLAPSGSYFSGKVKVLIEEKYSRSANGGVGFAKAGGNYAGQFYPTQLAVAKGYNQVIWTDDNTHEYIEEAGAMNIFVRINDTLITGPTSDRILDGITRKSIIEIAKDENINVEVRKLTVAEVVSAAKEGSLKEMFGAGTAAVISPISAFGYKETDYDLPEIKDSYASLLKKRITDIQYNKAEDKFGWRYKL
- a CDS encoding outer membrane beta-barrel protein, with amino-acid sequence MKAITKTNYVKNIFLLGLLFAGTSLIAQEEMEEKSKVKISGSADAYFRTNLSATDEADGDGAFINPGSSFAEETGFALGMANLIASYDMGKTGVVADLVFGPRGEAATFNQNVINQLYAYWNVSEGTTITAGRFNTFLGYEVISPVANMNYSTSYLFSSGPFSHVGVKADFALSEDFSLMLAVTNVADVNNNFTGVYALGAQLGYSGQFLNFYYDGGEFLGLEVDYTGGFDLSEDFFLGINAAYADSDGAGFAGAALYPQLATSDSFKLGLRGEYFSTFDGVDGTDDPSVFAATLTGSYSIENLTIKPEVRLDSWSDNEPYFDNDGAASKSLSSFLVAAIYSF
- a CDS encoding ammonium transporter, translating into MSEVQQEAISKVAEGVSQETLDQAIQSINGDMGALWIIVAAILVFFMQAGFTLVEVGFTRSKNSGNIIMKNIMDLCIGSLLFWAVGYGIMYGSDTVLGGFFRTSPSDQGYFFFSATDWYNLLFQTVFCATAATIVSGAIAERTKFSTYLIFSAVLTTIIYPISGSWYWPFDDSAWLNVAGFVDFAGSSVVHAVGGAAALVAAILVGPRIGKYKDGKVNAIPGHNMTYGALGVLILWLGWFGFNGGSQLAFGGDDTIAVGSVIINTNIAAAMGAVAAMVLTWIRYGKPDISMTLNGALAGLVGITAGCGAVNVWGALAIGLICGIVVVLSIEIIDKKLKIDDPVGAISVHGVCGFLGTVLVGVFALDGGLLSGGGAGLLWVQFYGSLAYIVWAAVASFIVLFILKKTIGLRVTQEEEMDGLDIHEHDSSAYPEFTINDK
- a CDS encoding TIGR01777 family oxidoreductase produces the protein MKVLITGATGLVGNAIVTECHKNKIAVNYLTTRKSKIVDNENYSGFFWNPDKGEIDVNCFTGVTAIINLAGASISKRWTSSYKKEILSSRINSLRTLNAGLSKVDCASITSFVSASAIGIYPDSIKKFYSEDDEFKTEGFLSEVVKAWENEIDTFERFNFSLSKIRIGLVMSNVGGALPEMVKPIKFFVGSAFGSGKQWQSWIHIKDLAKLFVFAINNELNGVYNGVASNPVTNEKLVIKIASVLDKPLILPKIPASVLKLILGEMSALLLDSQRVSNKKILEEGFVFKYLNVCPALDSLYAKK
- a CDS encoding nucleoside triphosphate pyrophosphohydrolase family protein, with translation MENKLKAVALFHETFGMGVSKSMQANLGSRKNLLRFNLMDEENKEYLEAAENNDLIEVADALGDMLYILCGTILEHGMQHKIEEVFNEIQRSNMSKLGADGKPIYREDGKVLKGPNYFVPNIDKILNK
- a CDS encoding DUF4920 domain-containing protein; translated protein: MKRINILLVIIVCFFSCKGQDKQTESEPTTEVTTGFSSFGAEIGVDNALNVSDMTLKYQNLKVADTITTKFTGTVIDVCQAKGCWMNVELENGAQAMVKFKDYGFFMPKDIAGKQVVVNGLAFVEEMSVEEQRHYAEDGGESEEAIAAIVSPKKTLRFEADGVLLKQ
- a CDS encoding nucleotide exchange factor GrpE, yielding MSDINNTEDIQEENLDQQDGSGQQNNSSEHAEELSVEEQLREDLAKEKDKFLRLFAEFENYKKRTSKERMDLFKTAGQEVIVALLPVSDDFDRAMQELAKSDDKETFKGVELIKIKFEQVLKSKGLEEVEAKAGDVFNADIHEAITQIPAPDKKMKGKIIDVIEKGFKLGDKIIRHPKVVVGN
- the crcB gene encoding fluoride efflux transporter CrcB produces the protein MKQILLVFLGGGLGSVLRYLISKPLNFYFTNFYLGTFIVNIIGCLIIGFILGISLKNSYFNENQILFLATGFCGGFTTFSTFALENNSLLKNGDLLAFALYTTLSITVGIFAVSLGIWLTKLS
- a CDS encoding ammonium transporter translates to MNDGLFTANNVWMMICTALVFFMHLGFSFLEIGLTRQKNTINILFKNLFIICAGLLLYYIGGFNLMYPGDFNGFLGFAGFGIEAPANGMTAAYAPSGGYTYWTDFLFQGMFAATAATIVSGAVAERIKIGGFMIFTVIYVGLIYPIVGSWQWGGGFLSTLGNEVNAAGELIKEAGFHDFAGSTLVHSVGGWAALIAVYLLGPRIGKFDENGETFAIPGHNIPIATAGVLILWLGWFGFNGGSVLSADPGGTSLVLVTTSLAAAAGGIAAFMFSYLLYKNLDLTMFLNGILGGLVGITAGADLMSPNEAIIIGALAGILVVGAVALIDKVKLDDPVGAIAVHLICGVWGTLAVGFLGTKAGGSQILYQLAGIVIIGLFCSLTTFIILFTLKKTIGIRVSKEEELEGLDLHEHGMDAYPDFRLNQH
- the mnmD gene encoding tRNA (5-methylaminomethyl-2-thiouridine)(34)-methyltransferase MnmD, yielding MERKIITTSDGSTTIQIVDWNEQYHSIHGAIQEAYHVFIKNGLSLYKDRDVSILEIGFGTGLNALITFIEAQKINLNIQYTGVEAYPVNPLEIKQLNYVEQLKAQEYEKIFLKMHESDWEKSCKLSSTFELVKQQKDFMHIKDEAAFDLIYFDAFGARVQPELWTEDIFNIMYRALKKNGVLVTYAAKGSVRRAMLAVGFEVERLEGPPGKREMLRAVKK